The Deinococcus hopiensis KR-140 sequence GGTCTTGCGGGTGTCCAGCACGCGCGCCTTGCTTCCGGCCACCGCCTCGACATGTCGGCGCGTGAAGGTGGCGACTCCCGAGAGGCGTTGCAGCAGGTTCAGCGCCACCCGCTCGCCTGTGAGGAGACTGCGGGCGGGGCCGGCCACGGTGCCGATGACGCCGCGCTCGCGTGGCTCGCCGTCCTGTGCCGCCCACTCCACGCGCACGGCTGGATCAAGGAGGGCAAAGACCCGCACCGCCACCTCCAGTCCGCTCAGCACCCCCGGCTCCTTCAGCAGGAACTCGGCCCGCGCCGTCTGCTCCGGCGCAATGGTGGCGAGGGTGGTGGCGTCTCCGCGCCCGATGTCCTCGGCCAGAGCGGTGCGCAGCCGCTCATCCAGGCTAAGCAAGGTCTTCTCCCGTCCAACCCGTGAGCAAAATCACGCGCTGAACCTTAGCACGCGTGCTCCCACGGGGACGTGATGGAGGGTGTCTCTGCCCGCGTCGCGGTCCAGTTGCTGAACGGTATGGACGCCCACCCCCTCCTGCGGAAAGTCGGTGCGGAAGTGCCCCCCGCGCGACTCCTCGCGCGCGAGGGCCGCCTTGAGGACGAGTTCGCCGATGAGGGCGAGGTTGGCGGCTTCCAGGTCAGCGCGCGTTTCTCCGGAAGTGGGCGAGGGGCCCCAGCCCCTCAGGGCCGCCCGTAACCCCGCTGCGTCTCGCCGCAGTCCGGCCCCCCGGCCTATTCGCGCCCTCAACGGCCCCCATCCAGTGGGTTCCGCTCCCGGTGCGGGCACCGCTTCACCCGCATTCAGCGGCAGGTGCCCTTCCGCCAGTGCCGCCCGCGCGGCCCGCGCCCCGAACACCAGCCCCTCGGACAGGCTGTTGCTCGCCAGGCGGTTTGCGCCGTGTAACCCACTGGACGCCACCTCGCCCGCCGCGTACAGACCGGGCAGGGTGGTCCGTCCGTGCGCGTCCGTCTGCACGCCGCCCATTGTGTAATGCACGGCGGGCTGGACGGGAATGAGGTCCCGCCCCAGGTCCAGGCCCAGCCGGCGCAGCGTGGCCGTGATGGTGGGAAAACGGGCGTGCACAAAGTCCGCTCCCAGGTGCCGCAGGTCCAGCCACACCTGCCCCGTCGAGTGGATTTCGGCGGCGATGGCGCGGGCCACCACGTCGCGCGGGGCGAGTTCGAGGGCCACGTCGTACCGCTCCATAAAGCGCTCGCCGTGGGCATTGAGCAGCGCGCCCCCCTCTCCACGCGCCGCTTCCGTCACCAGGTGCGCAGCCCCATCGGCCACCACCGCCGTTGGGTGGAACTGCACGAACTCCAGGTCGCGCAGGGCCGCGCCTGCCCGGTACGCCAGCGCGAGGCCGTCGCCCGTGCCCTCCGGCGGGGCGGTCGTCACCGGGAAGAGGCGGCCAAAGCCTCCGCTCGCCAGCAGGACAGCGCCCGCAACGACGCGTATGTGGCCGCCTGCCGTCAGCAACTCCGCTCCCACCACCGTTCCGCCCGACACCCGCAGCGTCCGTGCAAACGCTCCTTCCATCAGCCGCAGCCCCCGTCCCTCGCCCGCCCGCAGCGCTGTTCCCAGCGCCACACTGATGGCGTGCCCCGTCGCGTCCCCCGTGTGGCGGATACGGGGGCGGCTGTGCCCACCTTCCAGGGTGCCGTGGGGCGAAAACGCCACGCCCAGGTCGCGCAGCGTCTCCACATGGGCCCGCGCTTCGCCCACGAAGGCCGACACCGCCTCCGGTTCGCACAGGCCGCGTCCAGCCTTCTGGGTGTCCAGCGCGTGCGCCGCCTCGTCCCCGGCTTCCAGCGGTGCGGCGACGCCTCCCTGCGCCCAGCGGGTCGAACCGTCCGGCAGCGCCGTCTTGCACGCCAGCACCACATCCGCTCCGTAACTGCGCGCCGTGAGGGCCGCATACGCCCCGGCCACGCCGCCCCCGATGACGAGCAACTCCGCTTCCACCGTCTTCACGGGGAAAAGGGTAGTGCAGCCGGGAGAGGTGGATGGGGGAGAGGTCTACTGCCCCCTGCTACACTCCTCCCATGACGCGTGTGCTCCTCGCCCTGGCTGGCGTGGCCCTGCTGGCCCTCACGGCGCTGGCCTTCGTGTGGCTGGCGGGGCAGTTGCTGGTAGGCCTGGGGGCCTTTGTGGTGGGCACGGCGGGTGTGCTGACCCGGCTGCTGGGCTACCTGCTCGTGACCGGGCTGTTCGGCGGGCTGACCTACTTCATTGCCAGCGCGTGGCGTCCAGGGCGGGGCGGCCGGGCGTGAGCATGCGTGCGCCGGACCGTTTCCTGGGCCGCGCTGGAGTCTATGCGGCCGCCCGCCCGTCCTACCCGCCGGCCCTCGGAGAGTGGATGTCGGAACGTGGCCTTCTGCTCGGCCCGGTGGCCGACATTGGGGCGGGAACAGGTCTCTTTACCCGGTTGCTCCTGAGTCGGGGTGCGGGGGTACATGCCATCGAGCCGAATCCCGAAATGCGTGCCCGGCTGGAAGAAGCGCTGCGGCCGGAGTTGGAGTCGGGCCGCCTAAGCGTTGTGGACGGCACCAGTGAGGCCACCGGCCTGCCCAGCGCCAGCGTTGCCCTCATCACCGCCGCGCAGGCTGCCCACTGGTTCGCACCCGAGCCCACCCTGCGGGAGTTCGGCCGCATCCTCTGTCCTGGCGGCCTCGTCCTCCTCGTCTGGAACGACTGGCGCGGCGAGGACGTGCCCTTCAACCTCGCTTACGGTGAGGTGGTGCGCCGCTTTCAGTCTGGGATGCCGGAAGCCGTCTCCCGCGCGCCCAGTCCCGAA is a genomic window containing:
- a CDS encoding L-aspartate oxidase yields the protein MKTVEAELLVIGGGVAGAYAALTARSYGADVVLACKTALPDGSTRWAQGGVAAPLEAGDEAAHALDTQKAGRGLCEPEAVSAFVGEARAHVETLRDLGVAFSPHGTLEGGHSRPRIRHTGDATGHAISVALGTALRAGEGRGLRLMEGAFARTLRVSGGTVVGAELLTAGGHIRVVAGAVLLASGGFGRLFPVTTAPPEGTGDGLALAYRAGAALRDLEFVQFHPTAVVADGAAHLVTEAARGEGGALLNAHGERFMERYDVALELAPRDVVARAIAAEIHSTGQVWLDLRHLGADFVHARFPTITATLRRLGLDLGRDLIPVQPAVHYTMGGVQTDAHGRTTLPGLYAAGEVASSGLHGANRLASNSLSEGLVFGARAARAALAEGHLPLNAGEAVPAPGAEPTGWGPLRARIGRGAGLRRDAAGLRAALRGWGPSPTSGETRADLEAANLALIGELVLKAALAREESRGGHFRTDFPQEGVGVHTVQQLDRDAGRDTLHHVPVGARVLRFSA
- a CDS encoding class I SAM-dependent methyltransferase, with the translated sequence MSERGLLLGPVADIGAGTGLFTRLLLSRGAGVHAIEPNPEMRARLEEALRPELESGRLSVVDGTSEATGLPSASVALITAAQAAHWFAPEPTLREFGRILCPGGLVLLVWNDWRGEDVPFNLAYGEVVRRFQSGMPEAVSRAPSPELAQLLPGGFEHVAFGNPLTLTRERLHALAASVSYLPSPTSPDFPALARALDGVFGLHQEDGTVTLHYRAHAYLGRPS